A part of Anabas testudineus chromosome 7, fAnaTes1.2, whole genome shotgun sequence genomic DNA contains:
- the tmem51a gene encoding transmembrane protein 51a: MRSTADGPPSPLGRQTTGDSSNNNNNNNGSENGDNSGCQYALCALGVGLVALGIVMIVWSVVPADAASNSSSNVGGGGDASSKKNKVSSVAFVLVGCGVVMLLLSLGLGLMNKQREQQRLQEAQNRGGVAAREQERETAEEQAQRFAVPTYEEAVGSGQYPVRQSNHRPSSSQLPSYDDLVEVDGVEYEYEGSEVSNTGSQRAPASMSNHKSGKSTRKLLPINIRRIKSEKLHIKNIDNSQPAAGISIEPLTPPPQYEDKVPPV; the protein is encoded by the exons ATGCGTTCCACTGCGGATGGACCACCAAGCCCTCTTGGCAGACAGACCACGGGCGACagtagcaacaacaacaacaacaacaacggcAGTGAAAACGGTGACAATTCAGGATGCCAGTATGCACTGTGTGCTCTGGGAGTTGGGCTTGTCGCCCTTGGCATTGTGATGATTGTGTGGAGCGTGGTACCCGCAGACGCAGCCAGTAATAGCAGCAGCAACgtaggaggaggtggagatgctagtagcaagaaaaataaagtgtctTCCGTGGCTTTTGTCTTGGTGGGTTGTGGGGTGGttatgctgctgctgtctttgGGTTTGGGATTGATGAACAAACAGCGGGAACAGCAGAGGCTCCAAGAGGCCCAGAACCGTGGAGGAGTGGCAGCAAGGGAGCAGGAAAGAGAAAC TGCTGAGGAGCAAGCGCAGCGTTTTGCTGTACCCACCTATGAAGAAGCAGTAGGTAGCGGCCAGTACCCTGTCCGTCAGAGCAACCATCGCCCAAGCTCTTCCCAGTTACCTTCATATGACGACCTGGTTGAAGTTGACGGTGTAGAGTATGAATACGAGGGCTCGGAGGTCTCAAATACTGGATCGCAGCGTGCTCCTGCTTCCATGTCAAATCATAAATCTGGGAAAAGTACCCGCAAGCTCCTCCCCATCAACATCCGCAGGATTAAGTCGGAGAAAttgcacataaaaaacattgaTAACTCTCAGCCAGCAGCTGGAATCAGCATAGAACCACTTACCCCTCCGCCCCAGTATGAGGATAAAGTGCCTCCAGTTTAA